A single region of the Jatrophihabitans sp. GAS493 genome encodes:
- the eno gene encoding phosphopyruvate hydratase has product MATIEAVGAREILDSRGNPTVEVEVALDDGTLSRAAVPSGASTGAFEAVELRDGGERYGGKGVRKAVDAVLETIADELLGFEASEQRLIDAALIELDGTPDKSNLGANAILGVSLAVAKAAAESAKLPLFRYLGGPNAYLLPVPMMNIVNGGAHADSNVDVQEFMIAPIGAPIFAEALRWGAEVYHSLKSVLKAKGLSTGLGDEGGFAPNLQDSRAALDLISEAITKTGLVVGRDIALALDVAATEFYRDGAYQFEGGAKSAEEMIAFYEGLVSDYPIVSIEDPLSEDDWPSWVQLTETLDDVVQLVGDDLFVTNPQRLARGIADGAANALLVKVNQIGSLTETFDAVDLAHRHGYRCMMSHRSGETEDTTIADLAVATNCGQIKTGAPARSERVAKYNQLLRIEEELDDAARYAGAAAFPRFNQSES; this is encoded by the coding sequence GTGGCAACGATTGAAGCCGTAGGCGCGCGCGAGATCCTCGATTCCCGTGGCAATCCGACCGTCGAGGTCGAGGTGGCCCTGGACGACGGCACGCTGAGCCGCGCGGCCGTGCCCAGTGGCGCCTCCACCGGCGCGTTCGAGGCGGTTGAGCTGCGCGACGGGGGCGAGCGTTACGGCGGCAAGGGTGTCCGCAAGGCCGTCGACGCCGTCCTGGAGACGATCGCCGACGAGCTGCTCGGCTTCGAAGCCAGCGAGCAGCGCCTCATCGACGCCGCCCTCATCGAGCTGGACGGCACCCCGGACAAGAGCAACCTCGGCGCCAACGCCATCCTCGGCGTCTCGCTGGCCGTCGCCAAGGCCGCGGCTGAGTCGGCGAAGCTGCCGCTCTTCCGTTACCTCGGCGGCCCGAACGCCTACCTGCTGCCCGTCCCTATGATGAACATCGTCAACGGTGGCGCGCACGCCGACTCCAACGTCGACGTCCAGGAGTTCATGATCGCCCCGATCGGTGCCCCCATCTTCGCCGAGGCGCTGCGCTGGGGGGCTGAGGTCTACCACTCACTCAAATCAGTATTGAAAGCAAAGGGATTGTCGACCGGCCTCGGCGACGAGGGTGGCTTCGCGCCCAACCTGCAGGACAGTCGAGCCGCGCTCGACCTGATCAGTGAAGCCATCACCAAGACCGGCCTGGTCGTCGGCCGCGATATCGCGCTGGCTCTCGACGTCGCCGCGACCGAGTTCTACCGCGACGGTGCCTACCAGTTCGAGGGCGGCGCCAAGTCGGCCGAGGAGATGATCGCCTTCTACGAGGGTCTGGTCTCCGACTACCCGATCGTCTCGATCGAGGACCCGCTGTCGGAGGACGACTGGCCGTCCTGGGTGCAGCTGACCGAGACTCTCGACGACGTGGTCCAGCTCGTAGGAGACGACCTCTTCGTCACGAACCCGCAGCGGCTGGCCCGGGGCATCGCCGACGGCGCGGCCAATGCGCTGCTGGTGAAGGTGAACCAGATCGGATCGCTCACCGAGACCTTCGACGCGGTCGACCTGGCCCACCGGCACGGCTACCGCTGCATGATGAGCCACCGCTCCGGCGAGACCGAGGACACCACCATCGCCGACCTCGCCGTCGCCACCAACTGCGGTCAGATCAAGACCGGCGCTCCGGCGCGCAGCGAGCGCGTCGCCAAGTACAACCAGCTGCTACGCATCGAAGAAGAGCTCGACGACGCCGCTCGGTACGCGGGCGCGGCGGCGTTCCCGCGGTTCAACCAGAGCGAGAGCTGA
- a CDS encoding heparin lyase I family protein codes for MRRLLWLVPVAAVPLIGALVVALQPAALDVGGPTHPTALFSGSAPASPAARSAGAQGTGNPDDSLGAPPSLSVSLPPAPNPSTAPATAGPTGPDPAGSDPAGSDPAGSNSGGSDPGRSGPRPTKGSPATSPAPTVPGVVLQSFDVGACSSTAWRSRFAVDYIAGNGTSLSAVHGSGIDGLGCAARIQLNPGDERLEFRGEPGQLDGRTRYYGVALRLDPSFPMDTNTVLFQFVNTNGAGAFAPPLQMTLQQGNLQFWSYSTPTGQIDDSKQTVQYRRLWHTPAATGVWLRFVVGVVWSSSPGRGQVSLDYQGAAVLAPTHVSTLYSYGNGGPEPVYWKFGVYGGGTAPGPRIVDFAWFRVGTSAAAVAP; via the coding sequence GTGCGTCGGCTGCTCTGGCTTGTGCCGGTTGCGGCCGTGCCCCTCATCGGCGCGCTCGTCGTTGCCCTCCAGCCGGCGGCGCTCGATGTGGGCGGGCCGACTCACCCCACAGCACTATTCTCGGGATCCGCCCCCGCGTCGCCGGCCGCCCGGTCAGCGGGAGCGCAGGGCACCGGGAACCCCGACGACAGCCTCGGCGCGCCCCCCTCGCTGTCGGTCTCGCTGCCTCCCGCGCCCAACCCCAGTACGGCGCCAGCGACCGCCGGTCCGACTGGCCCCGATCCTGCTGGTTCCGATCCTGCTGGTTCCGATCCTGCTGGTTCCAATTCGGGTGGCTCCGATCCGGGTCGTTCGGGTCCGCGGCCGACCAAGGGTTCCCCGGCGACGAGCCCGGCACCGACCGTGCCCGGGGTGGTACTGCAGAGCTTCGACGTCGGCGCCTGCAGCAGTACCGCATGGCGCTCCCGCTTCGCCGTCGACTACATCGCCGGCAACGGGACCAGCCTCAGCGCAGTGCACGGATCCGGGATCGACGGTCTCGGCTGCGCGGCCCGCATCCAGCTCAATCCGGGCGACGAGCGGCTGGAGTTCCGCGGCGAGCCCGGCCAACTCGACGGCCGGACCCGCTACTACGGTGTCGCGCTGCGGCTGGATCCGTCCTTTCCAATGGATACGAACACGGTGCTCTTCCAGTTCGTCAACACCAACGGTGCGGGTGCCTTCGCTCCCCCGCTGCAGATGACCCTGCAACAGGGAAACCTGCAGTTCTGGAGCTACTCGACGCCGACGGGGCAGATCGATGACAGCAAGCAGACGGTGCAGTACCGGCGGCTCTGGCATACCCCGGCCGCCACCGGGGTGTGGCTGCGTTTCGTCGTCGGGGTCGTCTGGAGCAGCAGCCCGGGGCGGGGCCAGGTCAGCCTGGACTACCAGGGCGCTGCGGTGCTGGCTCCCACGCACGTCTCGACGCTCTACTCCTACGGCAATGGTGGCCCGGAGCCCGTCTACTGGAAGTTCGGCGTCTACGGCGGCGGTACCGCGCCCGGACCGCGCATCGTCGACTTCGCCTGGTTCCGGGTCGGCACCTCGGCGGCGGCGGTCGCCCCATGA
- a CDS encoding Ppx/GppA phosphatase family protein: MSFEERRVAAIDCGTNSVRLLVNSVFTDSELGTATRQLAREMRIVRLGQGVDRTGRLDPAAIERTRLALEEYRRVINYHEVDTVRMVATSATRDAGNRADFVAMVQSTLGIEPEVVTGVEEAQLSFNGAVDGLDSLVGAVLVTDIGGGSTELVRGLDPGNTGSGALAAFSMDVGAVRLTERHLRDDPPTPGQLSAAASDVAAALEVAGQSVDLAAEATLVGVAGTVTTLAAMALHLPAYDSAAIHGSTLTRDQVATLTRWLSEATHDERAAVPVIHPGRVDVITAGALILGAVMGAAGAAQIIVSEHDILDGIAASL, translated from the coding sequence GTGAGCTTCGAAGAGCGCCGGGTCGCGGCGATCGACTGCGGCACCAACTCCGTCCGCCTCCTCGTCAACTCCGTCTTCACCGACTCCGAACTCGGAACGGCCACCCGTCAGCTGGCCCGCGAGATGCGGATCGTCCGTCTCGGGCAGGGTGTCGACCGAACCGGACGGCTGGACCCGGCGGCGATCGAGCGCACCCGTCTCGCGCTGGAGGAGTACCGCAGGGTGATCAACTACCACGAGGTCGATACGGTGCGCATGGTCGCAACCAGCGCGACTCGGGATGCGGGAAATCGGGCGGATTTCGTCGCGATGGTGCAGTCGACGCTGGGTATCGAACCGGAGGTGGTCACCGGGGTGGAGGAGGCGCAGCTCTCCTTCAACGGCGCCGTCGACGGCCTCGATTCGCTGGTCGGAGCAGTGCTGGTCACCGACATCGGTGGCGGCTCCACCGAGCTCGTCCGTGGCCTTGATCCGGGCAACACCGGATCCGGTGCACTGGCGGCGTTCAGCATGGACGTCGGTGCGGTGCGCCTGACCGAGCGGCACCTGCGTGATGATCCGCCGACGCCCGGACAGCTCTCCGCTGCAGCGTCTGATGTGGCGGCTGCGCTGGAGGTGGCCGGCCAATCGGTCGACCTCGCGGCTGAGGCGACCCTGGTCGGGGTAGCCGGCACGGTGACGACCCTGGCCGCGATGGCCCTGCACCTCCCCGCCTACGATTCAGCGGCAATTCACGGCTCGACGCTGACCCGCGACCAGGTCGCGACGCTGACCCGATGGCTGAGCGAGGCCACTCACGACGAGCGGGCGGCGGTACCGGTGATTCACCCGGGACGAGTCGATGTGATCACCGCCGGCGCGCTGATCCTCGGCGCTGTGATGGGCGCCGCCGGCGCCGCGCAGATCATCGTCAGTGAGCACGACATCCTCGACGGGATAGCCGCTTCGCTGTAG
- a CDS encoding MazG family protein translates to MDEVIAVVDRLRSPGGCPWDRAQTHQSLAKYLLEESYETVEAIEDGDYVLLREELGDLLLQVLLHARLAEEAQPDQRFSIDEVADDLAAKMIRRHPHVFADAVANDADEVNANWERLKSVEKQRESVTDGVPLAQPALSLAGKLISRVGRSELVLDFTATSGSPADEIGQRLFDIVAEAVAAGVDPESALRETTRGYRRAILAAEGGGATDE, encoded by the coding sequence ATGGATGAGGTCATCGCGGTCGTCGACCGGCTGCGTTCGCCGGGCGGCTGCCCGTGGGACCGCGCGCAGACCCACCAATCGCTGGCCAAATACCTGCTCGAAGAGAGTTACGAGACGGTCGAGGCGATCGAGGACGGCGACTACGTCCTGCTCCGCGAGGAGCTCGGTGACCTGCTGCTGCAGGTGCTACTGCACGCCCGCCTCGCCGAGGAGGCGCAACCCGACCAGCGATTCAGCATCGACGAGGTGGCCGACGACCTCGCCGCGAAGATGATCCGCCGCCACCCACACGTCTTCGCCGATGCGGTGGCCAACGACGCCGACGAGGTCAATGCGAACTGGGAACGTCTCAAATCGGTCGAGAAACAAAGGGAATCGGTGACCGATGGGGTGCCGCTGGCGCAGCCGGCGCTGTCGCTGGCCGGGAAGCTGATCTCCCGGGTCGGGCGCAGTGAGCTGGTGCTCGATTTCACCGCTACCTCCGGCTCACCGGCCGACGAGATCGGCCAGCGCCTCTTCGACATCGTCGCCGAGGCGGTCGCGGCGGGAGTGGATCCCGAGTCGGCGCTGCGCGAGACGACGCGCGGCTACCGTCGCGCGATCCTCGCCGCCGAAGGTGGCGGCGCGACCGACGAGTAG
- a CDS encoding septum formation initiator family protein encodes MAASRLAQRGLTGRAVALGAVVVFLAIILASPVHRYLSARSAVSQAAQQRAASEEQLAALREDAANLNDPNYIEKLARTRLQFAMPGDTVYVVTAPGQQSSIDVVTAPAAAQKAPGATWNQRLWGSVQAADGSTP; translated from the coding sequence GTGGCGGCTTCTCGACTAGCCCAGCGTGGTCTCACCGGGCGTGCCGTGGCCCTCGGGGCGGTGGTGGTCTTTCTGGCGATCATCCTGGCGTCCCCGGTGCATCGCTACCTCTCGGCCCGGTCCGCGGTGTCGCAGGCGGCCCAGCAACGAGCAGCCAGTGAGGAGCAGCTGGCCGCCCTCCGTGAGGATGCGGCCAACCTCAACGACCCGAACTACATCGAGAAGCTGGCTCGGACCCGGCTGCAGTTCGCGATGCCGGGCGACACCGTCTATGTCGTCACCGCGCCCGGTCAGCAGTCCTCGATCGACGTGGTGACCGCGCCGGCCGCTGCGCAGAAGGCTCCGGGCGCAACCTGGAACCAGCGGCTCTGGGGCAGCGTGCAGGCGGCCGACGGCTCGACCCCATGA
- a CDS encoding uracil-DNA glycosylase translates to MTARPGSGWPGDPATTGTPVAHDRDEVSRLADVGDIAELDARVSVCRACPRLVQWREEVAEQKRRAYADQPYWGRPVPGFGVENPSILVLGLAPGAHGANRTGRNFTGDRSGDWLYAALYRAGLANQPTSVSADDGLRLIDTRIVAAVRCVPPANKPTPGERDVCRDWLTREIQLIWSNLRSIVVLGGFGWSALWPALRHAGIELPPRVPPFGHGVQIALPEGPQVIGCYHVSQQNTFTGRLTEAMLDDIFSRASHPNR, encoded by the coding sequence ATGACCGCCCGTCCCGGTTCCGGCTGGCCAGGTGATCCGGCGACCACCGGCACCCCCGTCGCGCACGACCGCGACGAGGTGAGCCGGTTGGCCGATGTCGGCGACATCGCGGAGCTCGACGCCCGGGTGTCGGTCTGTCGGGCCTGCCCGCGGCTGGTGCAGTGGCGCGAGGAGGTCGCCGAGCAGAAGCGCCGGGCCTACGCCGACCAGCCCTACTGGGGTCGTCCGGTTCCGGGGTTCGGAGTCGAGAATCCCTCGATACTCGTGCTGGGTCTGGCCCCGGGCGCGCACGGCGCCAACCGCACCGGCCGCAACTTCACCGGTGACCGATCAGGTGACTGGCTCTACGCCGCGCTCTACCGGGCCGGCCTGGCCAATCAGCCGACGTCGGTGAGTGCTGACGACGGGCTGCGGTTGATCGATACCCGAATCGTCGCCGCGGTGCGCTGTGTGCCCCCGGCCAACAAGCCGACACCGGGCGAGCGCGACGTCTGCCGCGACTGGCTGACCCGCGAGATCCAACTGATCTGGTCGAACCTGCGCAGCATCGTGGTCCTCGGCGGGTTCGGTTGGTCGGCACTCTGGCCGGCCCTGCGCCACGCCGGCATCGAGCTGCCACCGCGGGTGCCACCCTTCGGTCACGGTGTCCAGATTGCCCTGCCTGAAGGCCCGCAGGTGATCGGCTGCTATCACGTCAGCCAACAGAACACCTTCACCGGTCGCCTCACCGAGGCGATGCTCGACGACATCTTCAGCCGCGCGTCCCACCCGAACCGCTGA
- a CDS encoding DUF501 domain-containing protein, producing MTVSDADRAAVAAELGRAPRAIRAVAHRCPCGNPDVIETSPRLPDGTPFPTLYYLTCPRAAGAIGTLESSGLMREMSERLGEDAELAANYQAAHDSYLARRDEVARLDGIAEVTEIAGTSAGGMPRRVKCLHVLVGHALAAGPGVNLLGDEALALLPQWWAAGPCVPVAEPETAADEPSTSSE from the coding sequence GTGACCGTCAGCGACGCGGACCGGGCCGCGGTTGCGGCGGAGTTGGGGCGGGCGCCGCGGGCTATCCGAGCCGTCGCCCACCGCTGCCCGTGTGGCAATCCGGACGTCATCGAGACCTCGCCCCGACTGCCCGACGGCACACCCTTCCCGACTCTGTACTACCTGACCTGCCCGCGCGCCGCGGGCGCGATCGGCACCCTGGAGTCCTCCGGGCTGATGCGGGAGATGTCCGAGCGACTCGGGGAGGATGCGGAGCTCGCGGCCAACTATCAGGCGGCGCACGACTCCTATCTGGCCCGACGCGACGAGGTGGCCCGTCTCGACGGGATCGCCGAGGTAACCGAGATCGCCGGCACCTCGGCCGGCGGCATGCCGCGCCGGGTGAAGTGCCTGCACGTGCTGGTCGGGCACGCACTGGCCGCCGGCCCCGGAGTAAACCTCCTTGGCGACGAGGCGTTGGCGCTGCTGCCGCAGTGGTGGGCCGCCGGGCCGTGCGTACCGGTGGCCGAGCCGGAGACTGCCGCCGACGAGCCGTCGACCAGTTCAGAGTGA
- a CDS encoding glycosyltransferase — protein MLWISPWLRPLARVQVDALAAIGIETLLITTDRHPEPVGLRADEVIVDQSLKHPASWRGFARAYRRARRFAPDIIVVELVRDPRWVPFTRLAPFVTMVHDDAPHDRTELPPRRVQRLRARLDSRAAAVVVFSDYVAEQLKKTRGIDAHPVPLTSDLPDEQVPPFVAAPGRHDFVMLGRIGPYKNLDVLLTAWRRHRGGAGWRGDELVIIGAGPLPGQAGLPGSLLPESVRWRLGSFRYQDVIADVAASKASVVHYRSASQSGAQVLAMQLGVVPIVSTAGALPAYQPSGETPLGVDDVDGLAAAFDALADPQRAADRGAAASEHYRRHYRSDHSASALRTLFDELLR, from the coding sequence GTGCTGTGGATCTCGCCGTGGCTACGCCCACTGGCCCGGGTGCAGGTGGATGCCCTGGCCGCAATAGGCATAGAAACACTGCTGATCACCACCGATCGACACCCGGAGCCGGTCGGCCTGCGAGCGGATGAGGTGATCGTCGACCAGAGTCTGAAGCACCCGGCGAGCTGGCGCGGCTTCGCCCGGGCCTACCGCCGGGCCCGACGCTTCGCCCCCGACATCATCGTCGTCGAGCTGGTCCGCGACCCCCGCTGGGTACCGTTCACCCGGCTGGCGCCATTCGTGACGATGGTGCACGACGATGCACCTCACGACCGTACCGAGCTTCCGCCCCGACGGGTTCAGCGACTGCGGGCACGGCTGGATTCGCGCGCCGCCGCGGTTGTCGTATTCAGTGACTACGTCGCCGAACAGCTAAAGAAAACCAGAGGAATCGACGCGCATCCGGTGCCACTCACCAGCGATCTCCCCGATGAACAGGTGCCGCCATTCGTGGCCGCGCCGGGCCGCCACGACTTCGTCATGCTCGGCCGGATCGGGCCCTACAAGAATCTCGACGTCCTGCTGACCGCGTGGCGGCGCCACCGCGGCGGGGCGGGCTGGCGGGGCGACGAGTTGGTGATCATCGGCGCGGGGCCACTGCCCGGCCAGGCTGGCCTGCCTGGATCGCTGCTGCCTGAATCCGTGCGGTGGCGCCTCGGCTCGTTCCGCTATCAGGACGTGATCGCGGATGTGGCGGCCTCGAAAGCGTCGGTGGTGCACTACCGCTCAGCGTCGCAGAGCGGCGCCCAGGTGCTGGCGATGCAACTGGGCGTGGTGCCGATCGTGTCGACCGCGGGGGCGCTGCCGGCTTACCAACCCAGCGGTGAGACCCCGCTCGGAGTGGACGACGTGGACGGACTGGCCGCCGCCTTCGACGCGCTGGCTGATCCGCAGCGGGCCGCCGACCGCGGTGCGGCGGCGAGCGAGCACTACCGGCGTCACTACCGAAGCGATCACTCAGCTAGCGCGCTGCGAACCCTCTTCGACGAGCTCCTGCGCTGA
- a CDS encoding glycosyltransferase family 4 protein, giving the protein MPAALRLRGGARSGDSAVRVLVVGSGPTERGGIATVIRLMSGAAAEHADLQLTGVVTHRDGSLRTRLSVAARGLGRCFLLLGLRRADVVHVHISYGGSVVRKGLVLRAARLFGVRTIVHAHGSRFTKWFDSRPARQRRVIRWLLQADRYLVLGKPIALEYEERLRLRPEQVVVLPNPVSWPQRLSVIEPSGRVTAVFLGRFGRRKGIYDLLAAAAALPPQVLDRLEIVAAGDGEVDEVRAQVTALGLGDVVQIRSWLSPQRRDELLEEAEILLLPSYYEGLPMALLEGMAFRLAPVVTPVGGIAEVISDGVNGLLVAPGDHLGIADAIQRLVEDESLRGQLADAARRTAHDYALDGWMHRLVALWREVSGCGGSVPATPSSGPSGGLSGWSERPNGPAKNTDSAQELVEEGSQRAS; this is encoded by the coding sequence GTGCCTGCGGCGCTGCGGCTGAGAGGAGGCGCCCGCTCCGGTGATTCGGCCGTGCGGGTGCTGGTCGTCGGCTCCGGCCCGACCGAGCGGGGCGGGATCGCCACCGTCATCCGGCTCATGTCCGGTGCCGCTGCGGAGCACGCGGATCTGCAGCTCACCGGTGTCGTCACCCATCGTGACGGTTCGCTGCGGACCCGGCTCTCGGTAGCCGCCCGCGGGTTGGGACGCTGCTTCCTGCTGCTCGGCCTGAGGCGGGCCGATGTGGTGCACGTGCATATCTCCTACGGTGGCAGCGTTGTACGGAAGGGGCTGGTGCTGCGCGCGGCGCGGCTCTTCGGTGTCCGCACGATCGTGCATGCCCATGGTTCCCGTTTCACTAAGTGGTTCGATTCGCGGCCGGCCCGGCAGCGGCGAGTCATCCGCTGGCTGCTGCAGGCCGACCGTTACCTCGTTCTCGGCAAGCCGATTGCGCTCGAGTACGAAGAGCGCCTGCGGCTGCGGCCGGAACAGGTAGTGGTGCTGCCCAACCCGGTGAGCTGGCCGCAGCGGCTGTCGGTGATTGAGCCGAGCGGCCGGGTAACTGCTGTCTTTCTCGGACGATTCGGTCGCCGCAAGGGTATCTATGACCTACTCGCAGCCGCCGCGGCACTCCCGCCCCAGGTGCTGGATCGGCTCGAGATCGTCGCTGCCGGTGACGGTGAGGTGGACGAGGTCCGGGCCCAGGTCACCGCGCTCGGGCTGGGTGATGTGGTTCAGATCCGCAGTTGGCTGAGCCCACAGCGGCGCGACGAGCTGCTGGAGGAGGCTGAGATCCTGCTGCTGCCGAGCTACTACGAGGGCCTGCCGATGGCGCTACTGGAGGGCATGGCCTTCCGGCTGGCTCCGGTGGTCACACCGGTCGGTGGCATCGCGGAAGTGATCAGCGACGGCGTGAACGGACTACTCGTGGCGCCGGGTGACCACCTCGGGATCGCCGACGCGATCCAACGTCTGGTGGAGGATGAGAGCCTGCGCGGGCAACTGGCCGACGCGGCCCGCCGCACCGCGCACGACTACGCGCTGGACGGGTGGATGCATCGTCTGGTCGCGCTGTGGCGTGAGGTCAGCGGCTGCGGTGGATCGGTGCCGGCCACCCCGTCCAGCGGCCCGTCCGGCGGCCTCTCTGGTTGGAGCGAGCGGCCGAACGGGCCGGCGAAGAACACTGATTCAGCGCAGGAGCTCGTCGAAGAGGGTTCGCAGCGCGCTAGCTGA
- a CDS encoding glycosyltransferase: protein MSQPPPATGRPTVVIVSFRRADLLRRCLTGVRAHLPDHRVILWDNRSEESAAIAELSAEFAQVQWHFSPQNVGFAAAVNGAAKLCDPDDLLLLNPDAELLSPLPELHRAANRAGTAAAAPLVVSAEPRIQTGEPPSHTGEPPWRGRADFDVAHRRPGLIRAVVSHAGYAERLRATPFSDLYPKRPSSVTGYLTGACLLITRAAWNELGPFDEEFFLYGEEAEWQRRATAAGWRLELVTEEGIRHAGHGTVSDSPTAARRSRDLLTSNIALQFEKAGQPRRGQAYLVAAAALDRLQRSKRGLAAGSSTAGSSANRPGVLITTNTLGFGGAERQRVLLANELAARGHPVTLLCLQRLGPLAREVAPTVRLLRRPWWAPWLPIGAGRGDRAAAVRVVISGTTNTEVGFAALWSLAGRRRRWLVAAHNPPRPESGTYSTPLARVIRSSSGVIALSERHWSELTARQRLNRRHFVAPNGVDRPAPKQLGRGATPPDGPVQLRFIGRMVAEKRADLLIGALDELRELPWQLTIYGDGPDLAQLRGRTPPDLIDSGRVVWGGWSAGADEGLAGADLLCVPSGAEAFPIVILEAMVRGVAVVASAVCSVPEILDDGRAGRLVEPGSVDAWREALRELLSDRQQLASLAGAAEQRASRLYSVVTMADNYQRIIAQVTEVTGVTG, encoded by the coding sequence ATGAGCCAGCCGCCTCCGGCCACCGGCCGGCCGACTGTGGTGATCGTCAGCTTCCGCCGCGCCGACCTCCTGCGGCGCTGCCTGACCGGAGTGCGCGCCCATCTGCCCGACCACCGGGTCATCCTCTGGGACAACCGCTCGGAGGAGAGCGCCGCCATCGCCGAGCTGAGTGCGGAGTTCGCGCAGGTCCAGTGGCATTTCAGCCCGCAGAACGTGGGCTTCGCGGCGGCCGTGAACGGTGCGGCGAAGCTCTGCGACCCCGACGACCTGCTGCTGTTGAATCCGGACGCGGAACTACTCAGCCCGCTGCCGGAACTGCACCGGGCGGCCAATCGGGCCGGCACCGCGGCCGCGGCGCCCCTCGTCGTGTCGGCTGAGCCCCGGATCCAGACGGGTGAACCACCGAGCCACACGGGTGAGCCGCCGTGGCGCGGGCGGGCCGACTTCGATGTCGCCCACCGCCGACCCGGTCTGATCCGCGCCGTGGTGAGCCATGCCGGTTATGCCGAGCGGCTGCGGGCGACCCCGTTCTCCGACCTCTATCCGAAGCGACCGAGCAGCGTCACCGGTTACCTCACCGGCGCCTGCCTGCTCATCACTCGGGCGGCCTGGAACGAGCTCGGTCCCTTCGACGAGGAGTTCTTCCTCTACGGCGAGGAGGCGGAGTGGCAGCGCCGGGCCACCGCCGCCGGTTGGCGCCTGGAACTGGTCACGGAGGAGGGCATCCGGCACGCCGGCCACGGCACGGTGAGCGACAGCCCCACCGCCGCCCGCCGCTCCCGCGACCTGCTGACCAGCAACATCGCGCTGCAGTTCGAGAAGGCCGGACAGCCCCGCCGCGGGCAGGCCTACCTCGTAGCCGCGGCGGCGCTGGACCGGCTGCAGCGGTCGAAACGCGGGCTCGCCGCCGGCTCGTCCACCGCCGGTTCGTCCGCCAACCGCCCGGGTGTGCTCATCACGACCAACACCCTCGGCTTCGGCGGGGCCGAACGCCAGCGGGTCCTGTTGGCCAATGAACTCGCCGCCCGCGGGCACCCGGTGACCCTGCTCTGTCTGCAGCGGCTCGGCCCGCTGGCCCGGGAGGTCGCACCGACGGTCCGGCTTCTGCGGCGGCCGTGGTGGGCGCCGTGGCTGCCGATCGGGGCCGGGCGGGGGGACCGCGCGGCGGCCGTCCGGGTCGTCATCAGCGGCACGACCAACACCGAGGTCGGCTTCGCCGCGCTCTGGTCCCTCGCCGGACGCCGGCGCCGCTGGCTCGTCGCCGCCCACAACCCGCCCCGGCCGGAGAGTGGAACCTACTCGACGCCGCTGGCCCGGGTCATCCGGTCGAGCAGCGGGGTGATCGCGCTCTCCGAGCGGCACTGGAGCGAGCTCACCGCGCGCCAACGGCTCAACCGTCGACACTTCGTGGCGCCCAACGGCGTAGACCGGCCAGCGCCGAAGCAGCTCGGTCGCGGCGCAACCCCGCCCGACGGTCCCGTGCAGCTGCGCTTCATCGGGCGCATGGTCGCCGAGAAGCGGGCCGATCTGCTGATCGGCGCGCTCGACGAACTGCGGGAGCTCCCGTGGCAGCTGACGATCTACGGCGACGGGCCGGACCTGGCTCAGCTTCGGGGGCGGACTCCGCCCGACCTGATCGACTCCGGTCGGGTGGTGTGGGGCGGCTGGAGCGCCGGCGCCGACGAGGGGCTGGCCGGGGCCGACCTGCTCTGCGTGCCGAGCGGGGCCGAGGCGTTTCCGATCGTGATCCTCGAGGCGATGGTGCGCGGTGTCGCCGTGGTGGCCTCGGCGGTCTGTTCGGTGCCGGAGATCCTCGACGACGGGCGGGCCGGGCGGCTGGTCGAGCCGGGGAGCGTGGACGCGTGGAGGGAGGCGTTGCGCGAGCTGCTGAGCGACCGGCAGCAGCTCGCCTCGCTGGCCGGCGCCGCCGAGCAGCGAGCCAGCAGGCTCTACTCGGTCGTCACGATGGCCGACAATTACCAGAGAATCATTGCCCAGGTGACTGAGGTGACCGGGGTGACCGGGTGA
- a CDS encoding DUF4235 domain-containing protein, protein MAGIVGKVTWKAMTGVIAIPVGIAVSKSIAQVWITARPDNPPRRPTDPNVSWGDAAGWAALSAVGVAVGQLITTKGATTLWRGLTGDEPPPLQEKVQTSARRQARANRRISTRAGKALEQSA, encoded by the coding sequence GTGGCAGGCATCGTAGGAAAAGTCACCTGGAAGGCAATGACGGGCGTGATCGCCATCCCGGTCGGAATCGCCGTCAGCAAGAGCATCGCGCAGGTCTGGATCACCGCCCGCCCGGACAACCCGCCGCGCCGGCCAACCGACCCGAATGTCAGCTGGGGCGACGCCGCCGGTTGGGCTGCACTGTCGGCCGTGGGGGTCGCGGTCGGGCAGCTGATCACCACAAAGGGCGCGACGACGCTCTGGCGCGGTCTCACCGGCGATGAGCCCCCGCCGCTGCAGGAGAAGGTGCAGACCTCGGCCCGCCGCCAGGCGCGGGCCAATCGCCGCATCTCCACCCGGGCCGGGAAGGCGCTGGAGCAGAGCGCCTGA